A region of Coturnix japonica isolate 7356 chromosome 15, Coturnix japonica 2.1, whole genome shotgun sequence DNA encodes the following proteins:
- the RNF34 gene encoding E3 ubiquitin-protein ligase RNF34 codes for MKAGATSMWASCCGLLNEVMGTGAVRGQQSGFAAGAGPFRFAPNAAFSSCPSPAAAAANVVCKACGLPFSVFRKKHVCCDCKKDFCSVCSVLQENLRRCSTCHLLQETAFQRPQLMRLKVKDLRQYLVLRNIPTDTCREKEDLVDLVLCHHGLGPEEDMDAGSLRSSRSQTSGFFTHPFSMSMSVSSQGELANRSTGNGTPLRGQTETSSINNDEEESAEEQTPGLSRKRARASLSDISSLEDIEGLSVRQLKEILACNFVNYSGCCEKWELVEKVSRLYKESEENHKTQGEKVQLNDNDDNLCRICMDAVIDCVLLECGHMVTCTKCGKRMSECPICRQYVVRAVHVFKS; via the exons aTGAAG GCAGGAGCTACTTCCATGTGGGCTTCGTGCTGCGGGTTGCTGAATGAAGTCATGGGGACCGGAGCTGTCCGTGGCCAGCAGTCGGGCTTTGCAGCAGGTGCTGGTCCGTTCCGCTTTGCACCCAACGCGGCTTTTTCATCGTGtccatccccagctgcagctgctgccaacGTGGTTTGCAAAGCCTGTGGACTTCCCTTCTCAGTTTTTAGGAAAAAA CACGTGTGCTGTGACTGCAAGAAGGATTTTTGCTCGGTTTGTTCTGTCTTACAAGAGAATCTCCGAAGATGCTCTACTTGTCACTTGCTGcaagaaacagcatttcagcgGCCGCAGCTCATGAGGTTGAAAGTCAAGGATCTGCGTCAGTACCTCGTCCTCAGAAACATACCGACAGATACttgcagggagaaagaagacTTGGTGGATCTCGTGCTGTGCCACCATGGCCTGGGCCCTGAGGAGGATATGGACGCTGGTAGCTTGCGCTCATCTCGATCACAGACTTCTGGGTTTTTTACTCATCCATTTTCTATGTCTATGTCGGTGTCGTCTCAAGGAGAACTTGcaaacagaagcacaggaaATGGGACACCTTTGCGG GGCCAAACTGAAACATCTTCTATAAATAATGACGAAGAAGAAAGTGCTGAGGAACAG ACTCCCGGATTGTCCAGAAAACGAGCAAGAGCTTCTCTGTCTGATATTTCAAGTCTGGAGGACATCGAAGGCCTGAGTGTTCGGCAGCTGAAGGAGATCCTGGCGTGTAATTTTGTCAACTACTCGGGATGCTGTGAGAAATGGGAACTCGTGGAAAAAGTGAGCAGGCTGTACAAAGAGAGCGAGGAAAACCACAAAACAC AGGGTGAGAAGGTACAGCTGAACGACAACGATGACAACCTGTGCCGGATCTGCATGGATGCAGTGATCGACTGCGTCCTGCTGGAGTGCGGCCACATGGTGACCTGCACCAAGTGCGGCAAGAGAATGAGCGAGTGCCCCATCTGCCGGCAGTACGTCGTACGGGCTGTGCATGTTTTTAAGTCTTAA